One genomic region from Ornithinimicrobium flavum encodes:
- the pstS gene encoding phosphate ABC transporter substrate-binding protein PstS yields MLHERRARARLLAAILPLTLLAACGNDDPTGMLAEGGGGSLEGDIKASGSSAQEAAMTAWIAGYQGEQPGVLVQYDAIGSGGGRENLIAGATDIGGTDAFLDEEEREAVKERCGPRGALHVPVYISPIALPYNLPGVDDLQLTPGTLARILDQKITTWDDPAIAQDNPQADLPDTRITVVHRSDDSGTTENFLEYLAAAAPQEWPHEVDKAWPVPAEAAPQNTGVIQVVNATEGAIGYADASVVTGDAVAIGVGEEFVTFSPKAAARVVDASDPVDTGLEGDLALELARDTTASGAYPIVLVSYLVACTHYERPQRAELVRDFLSYIVSEEGQRAAADAAGSSPISDSLRERALALVDTIQGG; encoded by the coding sequence GTGCTCCACGAGCGTCGCGCCCGGGCCCGGCTTCTCGCCGCGATCCTGCCCCTGACCCTGCTCGCCGCCTGCGGCAACGACGACCCGACCGGCATGCTCGCCGAGGGTGGCGGAGGCAGCCTCGAGGGCGACATCAAGGCGTCCGGCTCCTCGGCCCAGGAGGCCGCCATGACGGCCTGGATCGCCGGTTACCAGGGGGAGCAGCCCGGTGTCCTCGTCCAGTACGACGCCATCGGGTCCGGCGGAGGGCGGGAGAACCTCATCGCCGGGGCCACCGACATCGGCGGCACCGACGCCTTCCTCGACGAGGAGGAGCGGGAGGCGGTGAAGGAGAGGTGCGGCCCCCGGGGGGCGCTCCACGTCCCGGTCTACATCTCCCCGATCGCGCTGCCCTACAACCTGCCCGGCGTCGACGACCTGCAGCTCACGCCGGGCACCCTCGCCCGCATCCTGGACCAGAAGATCACCACGTGGGACGACCCGGCGATCGCGCAGGACAACCCGCAGGCCGACCTGCCGGACACGCGCATCACCGTGGTCCACCGGTCCGACGACTCCGGCACCACGGAGAACTTCCTCGAGTACCTCGCCGCGGCCGCCCCGCAGGAGTGGCCGCACGAGGTCGACAAGGCGTGGCCGGTCCCGGCCGAGGCCGCCCCCCAGAACACCGGGGTCATCCAGGTCGTCAACGCCACCGAGGGGGCCATCGGGTATGCCGACGCCTCGGTCGTCACGGGGGACGCCGTCGCGATCGGGGTCGGGGAGGAGTTCGTCACCTTCTCCCCCAAGGCGGCCGCCCGGGTCGTGGACGCCTCCGATCCGGTCGACACCGGGCTCGAGGGGGACCTGGCCCTGGAGCTCGCGCGGGACACGACCGCGTCCGGTGCCTATCCCATCGTCCTGGTGTCCTACCTCGTGGCCTGCACGCACTACGAGCGGCCGCAGCGGGCCGAGCTGGTGAGGGACTTCCTGTCCTACATCGTCTCGGAGGAGGGCCAGCGCGCCGCTGCGGACGCGGCCGGGTCCTCACCGATCTCGGACTCCCTCCGGGAGCGTGCCCTCGCCCTCGTCGACACGATCCAGGGAGGCTGA
- the pstB gene encoding phosphate ABC transporter ATP-binding protein PstB, translated as METRGLNVHYGGFHAVHDVDLAFGRHEITALIGPSGCGKSTVLRCLNRMNDLVPAARVEGSVLYHGQDVYAPEVDPIEVRRRIGMVFQKANPFPKSIYDNVAYGPRVTGMKVDSMDDHVERCLRGAALWDEVKDKLKESGYSLSGGQQQRLCIARAIATEPDVILLDEPCSALDPIATGAVEDLMLDLRQDYTLIIVTHNMQQAARISDRTAFFTARPDETTGNRTGLLVEYDKTSTIFENPSDSRTEDYISGRFG; from the coding sequence ATGGAGACCCGCGGGCTCAACGTCCACTACGGCGGTTTCCACGCCGTGCACGACGTCGACCTGGCCTTCGGCCGGCACGAGATCACCGCCCTCATCGGCCCGTCGGGGTGCGGCAAGTCCACGGTCCTGCGCTGCCTCAACAGGATGAACGACCTGGTCCCCGCAGCCCGCGTGGAGGGCTCGGTGCTCTACCACGGCCAGGACGTCTACGCCCCCGAGGTGGACCCGATCGAGGTGCGCCGCCGGATCGGGATGGTCTTCCAGAAGGCCAACCCCTTCCCCAAGTCGATCTACGACAACGTGGCCTACGGCCCACGGGTGACCGGTATGAAGGTCGACAGCATGGACGACCACGTGGAGAGGTGCCTGCGGGGCGCCGCCCTGTGGGACGAGGTGAAGGACAAGCTGAAGGAGTCCGGCTACTCCCTCTCCGGAGGTCAGCAGCAGCGCCTGTGCATCGCCCGCGCCATCGCCACCGAGCCGGACGTCATCCTCCTGGACGAGCCGTGCTCGGCCCTGGACCCCATCGCCACCGGGGCGGTCGAGGACCTCATGCTCGACCTTCGCCAGGACTACACCCTCATCATCGTGACCCACAACATGCAGCAGGCGGCCCGCATCTCGGACCGGACCGCCTTCTTCACCGCGCGACCCGACGAGACCACGGGCAACCGCACCGGGCTGCTCGTCGAGTACGACAAGACCTCGACGATCTTCGAGAACCCCTCGGACAGCCGGACGGAGGACTACATCTCGGGCCGCTTCGGCTGA